A single Pelomicrobium methylotrophicum DNA region contains:
- a CDS encoding EAL domain-containing protein, whose translation MARFVLEPIVRIASAPGAPELLYHEMLSRPEAPSVAEFIRRISDLGASSYLDECMLQEALDLASESGLIIGCNMARQSLRSWEAMLRRIGRSRSASSLVIEITESGPDGANERQWLALFSKGAKALGCRIAIDDAGCGAHAEDGLMRALSIEPDIVKIDRAVIAQPEKLGALARLAFSAGAIAVAEGVENDRDLQIAINAGIQYAQGWMFSKPESRQKELQ comes from the coding sequence ATGGCTCGCTTCGTACTGGAACCCATTGTGCGGATCGCCTCTGCGCCCGGCGCGCCGGAATTGCTGTACCACGAAATGCTGTCAAGGCCCGAGGCGCCTTCGGTGGCGGAATTCATCCGCCGGATCTCTGACCTTGGAGCCTCGTCCTATCTCGACGAATGCATGCTTCAGGAGGCGCTGGATCTCGCGTCCGAATCAGGATTAATCATCGGCTGCAACATGGCGCGTCAATCGCTGCGCAGCTGGGAGGCGATGCTTCGCCGCATTGGCAGAAGCCGATCCGCTTCCAGCCTGGTCATCGAAATCACGGAATCTGGACCGGACGGCGCGAATGAGAGGCAATGGCTCGCTCTCTTTTCCAAAGGAGCAAAAGCGCTTGGCTGCCGCATCGCCATCGATGATGCGGGATGCGGCGCTCATGCGGAAGATGGGCTGATGCGCGCGCTCTCGATTGAACCAGACATCGTGAAGATCGATCGCGCCGTAATCGCTCAGCCCGAGAAGCTCGGCGCGCTTGCCAGGCTTGCGTTTTCCGCCGGCGCCATCGCCGTGGCCGAAGGCGTCGAAAACGATCGCGATCTCCAGATCGCCATCAACGCCGGCATTCAGTACGCGCAGGGCTGGATGTTCTCGAAACCGGAAAGCAGGCAAAAAGAGCTGCAATGA